From a region of the Geothrix sp. 21YS21S-2 genome:
- a CDS encoding PAS domain S-box protein, with protein MNLLPCGILLADAEGRILEANPAAARILGLDRASLLALGLPALRSRDPEATPRLEWTEIPLPGGGALASFQDVTASLAQARHLDRMTTLYAALSQVNQAIVWSPTRERLLDKICEVMVEDGRFTLAWIGMDDPETHEVHIASIYGDRTGALEGLRVRSDDSELGRGGVGGTIREGRSCVINDFFASERLRPWFDRARAAGFAAMASFPIRKGGRVVGALVVYASVRNFFGPDELKLLEEAAGDVSFALDHLEMEGKRREAEERLRESEERYRTQFDMASEGIMALTPEGELVDVNEAFARMHGYTREEILGMKLEDLDSPDSYLQVGERMRRINAGEEPIFEVEHRHRNGHLIHLEVSAGLIQSGGKRIILNYHRDITERRRVEDSIRQAQKLESLGVLAGGIAHDFNNLLTAIMGNLNLAQAKVGEHSQARPYLEKVENTVLRAAELSRQMLAYSGKGHFVVKPRDLNAIIQEMTGLLAASLPKLIRLDLHLAPDLPLFKADGAQIQQVVLNLITNAAEAIGNREGGISITTYNADLDREVLTSGFPGQPMEAGRYLVLSVADTGCGIEPQVLSRIFDPFFTTKTTGRGLGLSAMLGILKGHKAGIHIETEVGQGTTFQVFFPALGADEAPEDQAPARRERHRAGTILLVDDEEMILESTSPALESLGFRVIKARDGVQALELFMERSTELALVLMDLSMPRMDGTSAFLAMRRIRPEVPVLLTSGYDQKEATEDLLAQGLAGFVQKPYRIRDLARELDRVLEGRG; from the coding sequence ATGAACCTTCTGCCCTGCGGCATCCTCCTCGCGGACGCCGAGGGGCGGATCCTGGAGGCCAATCCCGCCGCGGCCCGCATCCTGGGGCTGGACCGCGCGTCCCTGCTCGCGCTCGGGCTTCCCGCCCTCCGGTCCCGGGATCCGGAGGCCACGCCCCGCCTCGAATGGACCGAAATCCCCCTGCCCGGCGGCGGGGCGCTGGCGTCCTTCCAGGACGTCACCGCCTCCCTGGCCCAGGCCCGGCACCTCGACCGCATGACCACGCTCTACGCAGCCCTGAGCCAGGTGAACCAGGCCATCGTCTGGTCTCCCACCCGGGAAAGGCTCCTGGACAAGATCTGCGAAGTCATGGTCGAGGACGGCCGGTTCACCCTGGCCTGGATCGGCATGGACGACCCGGAAACCCACGAGGTGCACATCGCCAGCATCTACGGGGACCGCACCGGCGCCCTGGAGGGCCTCCGGGTGCGCAGCGACGACAGCGAGCTCGGACGGGGCGGCGTGGGCGGGACCATCCGGGAGGGCCGCTCCTGCGTGATCAACGACTTCTTCGCCTCGGAACGGCTCAGGCCCTGGTTCGACCGGGCCCGGGCGGCCGGCTTTGCGGCCATGGCCTCCTTCCCCATCCGCAAGGGCGGACGGGTGGTGGGGGCCCTGGTGGTGTACGCCTCGGTCCGGAACTTCTTCGGCCCGGACGAACTCAAGCTCCTGGAGGAGGCCGCGGGGGACGTGTCCTTCGCCCTGGACCACCTGGAGATGGAGGGGAAGCGCCGGGAGGCGGAGGAGCGCCTGCGGGAGTCGGAGGAACGGTACCGGACCCAGTTCGACATGGCCTCCGAAGGGATCATGGCCCTCACGCCCGAGGGGGAGCTGGTCGATGTCAACGAGGCCTTCGCGCGGATGCACGGCTACACCCGGGAGGAGATCCTGGGGATGAAGCTGGAGGACCTGGACTCGCCGGATTCGTACCTGCAGGTGGGCGAGCGGATGCGCCGCATCAACGCCGGCGAGGAGCCCATCTTCGAAGTGGAGCACCGCCACCGCAACGGGCACCTCATCCACCTCGAGGTTTCAGCCGGCCTGATCCAGTCGGGCGGGAAGCGCATCATCCTCAACTACCACCGCGACATCACCGAGCGCAGGCGGGTGGAGGACTCCATCCGCCAGGCCCAGAAGCTGGAGAGCCTGGGCGTCCTGGCCGGGGGCATCGCCCACGACTTCAACAACCTGCTCACCGCGATCATGGGCAACCTGAACCTCGCCCAGGCCAAGGTGGGCGAGCATTCCCAGGCCCGCCCCTACCTGGAGAAGGTGGAGAACACGGTCCTCCGGGCCGCCGAGCTCAGCCGGCAGATGCTGGCCTACTCCGGCAAGGGCCACTTCGTCGTCAAGCCGAGGGATCTCAACGCGATCATCCAGGAGATGACGGGCCTGCTGGCGGCCTCCCTGCCCAAGCTGATCCGCCTGGACCTCCATCTCGCCCCCGACCTGCCCCTGTTCAAGGCCGACGGCGCCCAGATCCAGCAGGTGGTGCTCAACCTCATCACCAACGCCGCCGAGGCCATCGGCAACCGGGAAGGCGGGATCTCGATCACGACCTACAACGCGGACCTGGACCGGGAGGTCCTCACCTCCGGCTTCCCCGGCCAGCCCATGGAGGCCGGCAGGTATCTGGTCCTCTCGGTGGCCGACACCGGCTGCGGCATCGAACCCCAGGTCCTCTCCCGCATCTTCGATCCCTTCTTCACCACCAAGACCACCGGCCGCGGCCTCGGCCTTTCCGCCATGCTGGGCATCCTCAAGGGCCACAAGGCCGGCATCCACATCGAGACCGAAGTGGGCCAGGGCACCACCTTCCAGGTGTTCTTCCCCGCCCTGGGCGCGGACGAGGCCCCGGAGGACCAGGCCCCCGCCCGCCGTGAGCGCCACCGGGCCGGCACGATCCTGCTGGTGGACGACGAGGAGATGATCCTGGAGAGCACGTCCCCGGCCCTGGAGTCCCTGGGCTTTCGCGTGATCAAGGCCCGCGACGGCGTGCAGGCCCTGGAACTGTTCATGGAGCGGTCCACGGAACTCGCCCTGGTGCTCATGGACCTCAGCATGCCCCGCATGGACGGCACCTCCGCCTTCCTGGCCATGCGCAGGATCCGCCCCGAAGTGCCGGTGCTCCTCACGAGCGGCTACGACCAGAAGGAGGCCACGGAGGACCTGCTGGCCCAGGGCCTGGCGGGTTTCGTGCAGAAGCCCTACCGCATCCGGGACCTGGCGCGGGAGCTGGACCGGGTGCTGGAGGGCAGGGGGTAG
- a CDS encoding class I SAM-dependent methyltransferase — MSEEKAVAPDSTAVRVALWRALHLEVDAPPHVLEDDLGLKLAAPEADWRSRPDMSPFTRPFRASIVARARFIEDLVAEHAARGVGQYVILGAGLDTFAQRRRELAGGLVIFEIDRPGPQSWKRQRLVDLGFGVPPDLRLVPVDFEAGDPWWERLAASGFDPGRPAVVASTGVSMYLTEEAVLATLRQVAALAPGSTLAMSFLLPVELADPDARPGIERAIAGAKASGTPFISFFTPADMLALATRAGFREVRHVPASTLAQRYFAGRTDGLRPPGNAEELLVAST; from the coding sequence ATGAGCGAGGAAAAGGCAGTGGCGCCGGACAGCACCGCTGTGAGGGTCGCCCTGTGGCGGGCGCTGCACCTGGAGGTCGACGCTCCGCCCCACGTGCTTGAGGACGACCTCGGCCTGAAGCTGGCGGCGCCGGAGGCGGACTGGCGGAGCCGGCCGGACATGAGTCCCTTCACGCGGCCCTTCCGCGCCTCCATCGTGGCCCGGGCCCGCTTCATCGAGGACCTCGTCGCGGAGCATGCGGCCCGGGGCGTCGGGCAGTACGTCATCCTCGGGGCGGGTCTGGACACCTTCGCCCAGCGCCGGCGGGAGCTTGCCGGCGGCCTGGTCATTTTCGAGATCGACCGCCCCGGCCCCCAGTCCTGGAAGCGGCAGCGCCTGGTCGACCTCGGCTTCGGCGTGCCTCCGGACCTGCGCCTGGTGCCCGTGGATTTTGAGGCGGGTGACCCGTGGTGGGAGCGGCTGGCCGCGTCCGGGTTCGATCCCGGGCGGCCGGCGGTCGTGGCGTCCACGGGCGTGAGCATGTATCTCACGGAGGAGGCGGTGCTGGCCACGCTGCGCCAGGTCGCGGCGCTGGCTCCCGGCTCGACGCTCGCCATGTCGTTCCTGCTGCCGGTGGAGCTGGCGGACCCCGATGCGCGTCCCGGGATCGAGCGGGCGATCGCCGGGGCGAAGGCGAGCGGCACGCCCTTCATCAGCTTCTTCACCCCGGCGGACATGCTGGCCCTGGCCACCCGAGCCGGTTTCAGGGAGGTCCGGCACGTCCCGGCCTCCACCCTCGCCCAGCGCTACTTCGCAGGCCGGACCGACGGTCTCCGTCCGCCCGGCAACGCGGAGGAGCTGCTGGTGGCCTCCACCTGA